A stretch of the Planktothricoides raciborskii GIHE-MW2 genome encodes the following:
- a CDS encoding M3 family oligoendopeptidase, producing the protein MVQTTISDAIAQLDSPQEWDLSDLYQGFDDPQLSQDLEALQQQAAQFRETYRGKVSDLTPAEIANCLQTLEAIGQKSGYLYAFPSLIFSADTRNTEAKQFLDKVMEALTGIENQLLFFDLELKQIDTEKFAQLESSTDLSQYRHYLDRIAEFRPHKLAEEVEQTRNQDSLTGRQAFIQLRAVHLGEQEYEPVTTPEGQTASTDAELSALLFNPSPEVRQQAYNSVRNVLKQHNSLYAYILNIVAQDHRIENQMRGYKSTLHKQLLADEVSEPVFRAIMEGTGSRFDLFQRYYRLKGEALGQKVRICDIYAPWTKGDEKPLPSVDYKTGVKTLLEALDQFDINYARRAEEFFIKNWIDAKVRSGKRGGAFCAYSHGKHSYLLLSYTNDYNSVFTLAHEMGHALHFAWIDGAQSYFNSNPPLVLAEVASTFNELLLLDYLLKDAGDDKFLRKSLLTRQLEDQLNLLFRQSTISRLELAIHDRAESGSFDQKFVNAKWMKLYGNLCGDTIELLPEHQYDWSRIGHIFFKPFYCYQYTASNIVSLACYQKYRQVGKDFIPGYLELLAAGGSLNQVEALRQYVDVDIEDTATIRSALDYIQGLLDQLQATL; encoded by the coding sequence TTGGTACAGACAACTATTTCAGACGCGATCGCCCAACTAGACAGTCCCCAAGAGTGGGACTTATCCGACCTTTACCAAGGGTTTGATGACCCGCAACTCAGCCAAGACTTAGAAGCGTTGCAGCAACAAGCGGCCCAATTTCGGGAAACCTATCGCGGTAAAGTCAGCGACCTCACCCCCGCAGAAATTGCCAATTGCTTACAAACTTTAGAGGCGATCGGGCAAAAATCCGGTTATCTTTACGCTTTTCCATCCCTAATTTTTTCTGCGGATACCCGCAACACTGAGGCTAAACAATTCTTAGACAAAGTAATGGAAGCCCTCACGGGAATTGAAAATCAGCTTCTATTTTTTGACCTAGAATTGAAACAAATCGATACCGAAAAATTTGCTCAGTTAGAGTCATCCACCGATTTATCTCAATATCGCCATTATCTGGATAGAATTGCGGAATTTCGCCCCCATAAACTAGCAGAAGAAGTCGAACAAACCCGCAACCAAGATAGTTTAACTGGACGCCAAGCATTTATTCAATTGCGGGCGGTACATTTGGGGGAACAAGAATATGAACCTGTCACCACCCCAGAAGGTCAAACTGCCAGTACCGATGCCGAATTAAGTGCCCTATTGTTTAACCCTTCTCCCGAAGTGCGTCAGCAAGCTTATAACTCGGTGCGAAATGTCCTGAAACAGCATAATTCTCTTTATGCTTATATTCTCAATATTGTCGCCCAAGACCATCGCATTGAGAACCAAATGCGGGGCTACAAATCCACCTTACATAAACAATTATTAGCCGATGAAGTGTCCGAACCTGTGTTTCGGGCAATCATGGAAGGAACCGGCAGCCGCTTTGATTTATTCCAGCGTTACTATCGCCTCAAAGGAGAAGCATTAGGGCAAAAAGTCCGCATTTGTGATATTTATGCTCCTTGGACGAAAGGTGATGAGAAACCTTTGCCCAGTGTTGACTATAAAACTGGGGTGAAAACTCTCTTAGAAGCCCTGGATCAATTTGATATTAATTATGCCCGTCGTGCGGAAGAATTTTTTATCAAAAATTGGATTGATGCCAAAGTGCGATCGGGCAAACGAGGCGGCGCTTTTTGTGCCTATTCCCACGGCAAACATAGTTATTTATTGTTGTCCTACACCAACGATTACAACTCAGTGTTTACCCTAGCCCATGAAATGGGTCATGCCTTACATTTTGCTTGGATCGATGGGGCGCAATCTTACTTTAATAGTAACCCGCCGTTAGTATTAGCAGAAGTTGCCTCAACTTTTAATGAGTTATTATTGCTGGATTACCTGCTGAAAGATGCGGGAGATGATAAATTTTTGCGTAAATCCCTGCTGACTCGGCAGTTAGAAGACCAGCTAAATTTACTATTCCGCCAAAGTACCATTAGCCGGTTAGAATTAGCGATTCACGATCGCGCTGAGTCGGGCAGTTTTGACCAGAAATTCGTCAATGCAAAATGGATGAAACTATACGGTAATCTCTGCGGTGATACCATAGAACTGTTGCCGGAACATCAATATGATTGGTCACGAATTGGGCATATTTTCTTTAAACCTTTCTATTGTTACCAGTACACCGCTTCTAATATTGTCAGCCTTGCTTGTTATCAAAAATATCGGCAAGTAGGCAAAGACTTTATCCCTGGATATTTGGAGTTATTAGCGGCAGGGGGTAGTCTGAATCAAGTAGAAGCTTTGCGGCAATATGTGGATGTGGATATTGAAGATACCGCCACCATTCGCAGTGCTTTAGATTATATTCAAGGACTGTTAGACCAACTGCAAGCGACTTTGTAG
- a CDS encoding HHL1-like protein: MPTQQVGFGKAPARKQPSQGANARKQAEKQFEQMKSSGNPEFEIYIRIKGKRNWYPVGAIAVKRSNQINQAIFGSLNDLHQGAFRIYPILRKNQQNLEYGYRLKEFKDEPIQLAVPPQAKTNALRSAIAQVSDRFSTLFKRG, from the coding sequence ATGCCTACTCAGCAAGTCGGATTTGGTAAAGCACCAGCACGGAAACAGCCCTCCCAAGGCGCGAACGCCCGAAAGCAAGCGGAAAAGCAGTTTGAGCAGATGAAATCGTCCGGGAATCCAGAGTTTGAAATTTATATTCGGATTAAAGGCAAAAGAAATTGGTATCCCGTGGGGGCGATCGCGGTGAAACGGTCGAATCAAATCAATCAAGCGATCTTTGGCAGTTTGAATGATTTACATCAAGGGGCGTTTCGGATTTATCCAATTTTAAGAAAAAATCAACAGAACCTAGAGTATGGCTATCGGTTGAAAGAATTTAAGGATGAACCGATCCAACTGGCAGTCCCTCCCCAAGCGAAAACTAACGCTTTGCGGAGTGCGATCGCCCAAGTGAGCGATCGGTTTTCTACTTTATTTAAACGTGGTTAG
- a CDS encoding thiol-disulfide oxidoreductase DCC family protein, with amino-acid sequence MKYYVIYDGNCNLCVTLVQFLEKLDQGQLFSYIPMQDNATLSQFQITPKDCELGMILIDANAPENRWQGSDAAEEIGRLLPGGNGFVAFYRVLPGMKWMGDRFYEQIRDRRYILFGKRTETYHSEKYAAKYAACCQFPENCASNAAAK; translated from the coding sequence ATGAAATATTATGTAATTTATGATGGCAACTGCAATCTTTGTGTCACCTTGGTGCAGTTTTTGGAAAAGTTAGACCAGGGTCAACTATTTTCTTATATTCCTATGCAGGATAATGCCACCCTGAGTCAGTTTCAGATTACGCCGAAAGATTGTGAGTTGGGGATGATTTTGATTGATGCTAATGCCCCAGAAAACCGCTGGCAAGGCAGTGATGCCGCTGAAGAAATTGGCCGATTGTTGCCCGGAGGCAATGGTTTTGTAGCCTTTTATCGCGTTTTACCAGGTATGAAGTGGATGGGCGATCGCTTCTATGAGCAAATTCGGGATCGTCGCTATATTTTATTTGGCAAAAGAACTGAAACTTATCATTCGGAAAAATATGCCGCCAAATATGCCGCTTGTTGTCAATTTCCCGAAAATTGTGCCTCTAATGCGGCTGCTAAGTAA
- the grxC gene encoding glutaredoxin 3, which translates to MFGFINRLLGRHPENIKAKVEIYTWQTCPYCIRAKMLLGWKGVNYIEYKIDGDDAARAKMSDRANGGRTVPQIFINDQHIGGCNDLYQLDSEGKLDPLLAES; encoded by the coding sequence ATGTTTGGATTTATTAATCGTCTATTGGGTCGTCACCCGGAAAATATTAAAGCCAAAGTGGAAATATACACTTGGCAAACTTGCCCCTATTGTATTCGGGCTAAAATGTTGCTGGGTTGGAAAGGGGTGAATTATATTGAGTATAAAATTGATGGGGATGATGCCGCCAGAGCCAAAATGAGCGATCGAGCGAATGGCGGTCGCACGGTGCCCCAAATCTTTATTAATGACCAACATATTGGCGGTTGTAATGACCTTTATCAATTAGATAGTGAAGGCAAATTAGATCCGTTGTTGGCAGAAAGTTAG
- a CDS encoding ShlB/FhaC/HecB family hemolysin secretion/activation protein, whose translation MRPTTQVSDLSLYLTNRFGDMPSRVFSVNERFSPGSGAKAKKFAGGKLAEPNHLRTSSLWTKLMGSLGSYWLLPLLVFSSSFVTPGAIAQPTAQPTAQPTAQPTAPSNIPNPLPSNPPELPSPTLLPPPEELLKPTNQAEPSAPNRTPDSTAPIPRSIEVQRFVVNGSTVFDPSRFEELLVDFTNRPLSFAELLQARSKVTELYTSNGYITSGAFIPPQELSQGVVNIQVLEGALEEITVNGTGHLKPSYVKKRLEVATEGALNVDRLLTGLQMLQLDPLIDTLSAELSAGSRPGQSLLDVTIREASPYRGSFTIDNGRAPSVGTFRQQAGIGHANLLGYGDAVSLNYIRTEGSDQWEFGYSVPINARNGRLSFNYSNTDSEIIEPPFDRVDIEAKSRNYEVSLRQPLIETPTREFSLGITGVRRESDTSILGVNYPLSPGANDNGETRLSILRFFQEVTARDARQVFAARSQFSVGVGWFDATVNDDEPDSQFFGWRGQMQLLRLLAPDTVLLLRSDLQLTPNALVPLEQFGLGGQQSVRGYRQDALLTDNAIFASAEVRLPIFKTEDRSIVVQVAPFLDVGTSWNSDGPDPEDKNLASVGLGLQFQWSDRLTARVDWGYPLIDFKSRDRTWQENGFYFSLIANPF comes from the coding sequence ATGCGACCAACTACACAAGTTTCAGATCTATCTTTATACCTGACTAATCGTTTTGGTGATATGCCTAGCCGAGTCTTTTCGGTTAATGAGCGATTCTCTCCGGGATCCGGTGCGAAAGCCAAGAAATTTGCAGGCGGCAAACTGGCTGAACCAAATCATCTGCGGACAAGTAGTCTGTGGACAAAACTTATGGGTTCACTGGGATCTTATTGGCTATTACCATTGTTAGTCTTCAGTAGCAGTTTTGTCACCCCAGGGGCGATCGCTCAACCCACTGCTCAACCCACTGCTCAACCCACTGCCCAACCCACTGCCCCCAGCAATATCCCCAATCCTTTGCCTTCTAATCCCCCTGAACTGCCGTCTCCCACCTTACTGCCGCCCCCTGAAGAACTGTTAAAACCCACCAACCAGGCAGAACCCAGCGCCCCCAACCGCACACCAGACTCCACCGCCCCCATTCCCAGAAGTATTGAAGTGCAAAGATTTGTCGTCAACGGCAGTACGGTCTTTGATCCGTCTCGGTTTGAGGAACTTTTAGTAGACTTTACCAATCGCCCGTTATCGTTTGCGGAACTGCTGCAAGCCCGTTCTAAAGTAACGGAATTATATACAAGTAATGGATATATCACCTCTGGGGCATTTATTCCACCCCAAGAACTCTCTCAAGGGGTGGTGAATATTCAAGTCCTGGAAGGGGCGCTCGAAGAAATCACCGTCAATGGGACTGGTCATTTAAAACCCAGTTATGTGAAAAAGCGTTTAGAAGTGGCAACCGAAGGAGCTTTAAATGTGGATCGTCTGCTGACGGGTCTGCAAATGCTGCAACTCGATCCTTTAATTGACACCCTCTCAGCGGAACTTTCAGCGGGTTCTCGTCCCGGGCAAAGTTTACTTGATGTCACCATCCGAGAAGCATCCCCTTATCGCGGTTCTTTCACCATTGATAATGGTCGAGCTCCGAGTGTGGGGACTTTTCGCCAACAAGCCGGCATTGGTCACGCCAACCTCCTCGGTTATGGTGATGCGGTAAGCTTGAACTACATTCGCACCGAAGGCAGCGATCAATGGGAGTTTGGTTATAGTGTGCCGATCAATGCTCGTAACGGTCGCTTAAGTTTTAACTACAGTAATACCGATAGTGAAATTATTGAGCCGCCCTTTGATCGGGTAGATATTGAAGCCAAATCTCGCAACTATGAAGTGAGTTTGCGCCAACCATTAATTGAAACCCCGACGAGAGAATTTTCTTTGGGGATTACTGGGGTTCGCCGCGAAAGTGATACATCTATATTAGGGGTGAATTACCCCCTGTCTCCGGGGGCGAATGACAACGGGGAAACCAGACTCTCGATTTTGCGTTTCTTCCAAGAAGTGACCGCTCGTGATGCCCGACAGGTGTTTGCCGCTCGCTCTCAATTTAGTGTGGGAGTGGGTTGGTTTGATGCCACGGTGAATGATGATGAACCGGATAGCCAGTTTTTTGGCTGGCGCGGTCAAATGCAGTTGTTACGCTTGTTAGCCCCAGATACGGTGTTGTTGCTGCGATCGGATTTGCAGCTAACCCCCAATGCCCTGGTGCCTCTGGAGCAGTTTGGTTTGGGAGGTCAGCAAAGTGTCCGGGGATATCGTCAGGATGCTTTACTGACCGATAATGCCATCTTCGCTTCCGCAGAGGTGCGCCTGCCTATATTTAAGACGGAAGATCGCAGTATTGTGGTGCAGGTGGCGCCATTTTTGGATGTGGGCACCAGTTGGAATAGTGATGGGCCTGATCCAGAAGATAAGAATTTGGCCTCTGTGGGTTTGGGTTTACAGTTTCAGTGGAGCGATCGCCTCACCGCTAGAGTTGATTGGGGTTATCCTTTAATTGATTTCAAGTCCCGCGATCGCACCTGGCAAGAAAATGGCTTTTATTTCTCTCTCATTGCCAATCCTTTTTAA
- a CDS encoding MBOAT family protein, whose translation MTFISIFYFLFLLSLLVIYWTVQKQRSRLWLLLIASLIFYASLQVKYIPLLLFSILINYSFGRVLGWSNSVRVGKLNSAQVDSPHETITGKIASVTLVNFQYLILSIGILSNVLLLFGFKYVAFFCTTAETLFNWPIAGEIATWYAENITPPLGISFFSFECIAYLVDVYRGAPPSRQLLRFAAYKFFFPKLISGPITRYHNFIRQLKTLHFPASHQIIEGLWLIAGGAVKKGLIADRLGTFVNLTFDNLQRAGSGDLWLAIFAYGFQLYLDFSGYVDLARGTALLLGFNLPENFDFPYFSTNIADFWRRWHISLGDWLRNYLYFPLGGSRKGLIRTCLNLLMVMLIAGIWHGAAWGFIIWGGLHGLALVIHRITDAISERVNVFKLWWESIPGVVLAWFLTQSMVFMSWVVFRLPVFKDFTWVFSHLWGNSGDIQFVQKVYGENLGIERLDLALLLGFLWFFMAVYYVLYKTLKVQINWPVKILLVPLLLYVVWLFAPETGQSYIYFDF comes from the coding sequence ATGACATTTATCTCGATTTTTTACTTCCTGTTCCTGCTAAGTCTTCTAGTGATTTACTGGACGGTGCAAAAACAGCGATCGCGCCTGTGGTTGCTGCTGATTGCCAGTTTGATATTTTACGCATCCCTGCAAGTTAAGTACATTCCCCTGCTCTTATTCAGCATCTTAATTAACTATAGCTTTGGCCGAGTATTGGGCTGGAGTAACAGCGTGCGGGTCGGAAAACTAAACTCCGCACAAGTCGATAGCCCCCATGAAACAATCACCGGAAAAATCGCCTCTGTCACCCTGGTAAATTTCCAATATCTAATTTTGTCGATTGGCATTCTGTCCAATGTCTTACTCTTATTTGGCTTTAAATATGTGGCATTTTTCTGCACCACCGCCGAAACTTTGTTCAATTGGCCAATAGCGGGAGAAATTGCCACCTGGTACGCCGAAAATATCACCCCACCCCTAGGGATTAGCTTTTTTAGTTTTGAATGTATTGCTTATTTAGTCGATGTTTATCGGGGCGCCCCGCCGAGTCGTCAATTACTCCGATTTGCGGCTTATAAATTTTTCTTTCCTAAACTAATTTCTGGGCCAATTACCCGATATCATAACTTTATTAGACAACTGAAAACCCTTCATTTTCCAGCATCTCATCAAATCATTGAAGGGCTGTGGTTAATTGCTGGCGGTGCGGTGAAAAAAGGACTGATCGCCGATCGCCTTGGGACTTTTGTCAATTTGACTTTTGACAATTTACAAAGGGCTGGCAGTGGAGATTTATGGCTGGCAATTTTTGCTTATGGGTTTCAACTTTATTTAGATTTTAGTGGCTATGTGGATCTCGCCCGAGGCACCGCCTTATTACTAGGATTTAATTTACCAGAAAACTTTGATTTTCCTTATTTTAGTACCAATATTGCGGACTTTTGGCGACGTTGGCATATTAGTTTAGGGGATTGGCTGCGGAATTATCTTTACTTTCCCTTGGGGGGTTCCCGCAAAGGCTTGATTAGAACTTGCTTGAATTTGTTAATGGTCATGCTGATTGCCGGAATTTGGCATGGGGCGGCGTGGGGATTTATTATTTGGGGAGGACTACATGGTTTAGCTTTGGTGATTCACCGGATCACCGATGCCATTTCTGAACGAGTGAATGTTTTTAAACTTTGGTGGGAAAGTATTCCCGGTGTGGTGCTGGCTTGGTTTTTGACTCAAAGCATGGTATTTATGTCTTGGGTGGTCTTTAGACTACCCGTGTTCAAAGATTTTACTTGGGTATTTTCCCATTTGTGGGGAAATTCTGGGGATATTCAATTTGTCCAGAAAGTTTATGGCGAAAATTTGGGAATTGAGCGATTAGATTTGGCTTTATTGTTAGGATTTTTATGGTTTTTCATGGCAGTTTATTATGTTTTATATAAAACATTGAAAGTGCAAATTAATTGGCCGGTAAAAATCCTATTAGTTCCCCTATTACTTTATGTGGTTTGGCTATTTGCACCAGAAACCGGACAATCTTATATTTATTTTGATTTTTAG
- a CDS encoding zinc-dependent metalloprotease, whose product MKKQKEPKNINPFKSLLCLGLSLGLAAIWAGAVTAQTSLNQASPASVNANSDSTLAGSEQLLPFDEVIKNTEKLEGLFNLYRKKDFSAIYLEVKPEQLNQNFLCIITLNSGIGQAPLLRGMPLQDIMFYFQQVQNKVNFVVRNVNFRTEVGDPLQRSLDSSFSDSVLYSLPIKSIHPTRQTLLISLNDLLMTEKDLSQLSDYLPILLDPSYKKDNNQSYFGETKAFPLNVEIESVYGFKSDNPLVSIPSLPDSRGFTLQVRYSFSEMPMNNGYRPRLADERVGYFVTAYRDFSEKRKEPFVRYINRWHLEKQDPNAPLSPPKEPIVFWIENTVPLEYRDAIREGVLMWNKAFEAAGFIDAIAVKQMPDDATWDPADVRYNTIRWSSSFQPWFLGLGPSRVNPMTGQILDADIILDANVIRIMKGEYRNYIGTPSSQQQGINNLANLSNCMGQEFSDILQDFSPGQAIFKNGSNVGGLFSQLRDKHDLCYGMEAAQNFAIAAMSLSMVNNVLPSSQEMEEFIHQYLRFLTAHEVGHTLGLRHNFHASTMLTPEELHDRTITQEKGLASSVMDYLPVNLAPPGIAQGDYFSQVVGPYDQWAITYGYQPTDAFSPDAEWRVIEQIAQRSSVEPELAYSTDEDAFDILDPFANAFDLSSDMLQYSQWQLENARTLWERLDRRYLVSGDSYSEVRDRFDSLYFYYLRQVRNITLYVGGQSFQRIRPGSVHRRLPFEPIPVEQQREALQLIQSYVFDENAFQFSPELLNKLAPERWAHWGTRTLVFPLDYPIGDRILYLQQVALSSLLSPPRLMRLRDLELKTSGTESLTIPELFDTLKQGIWTEVLGSSNQLTQISTIRRSLQREHLNLLGAMVLRQTRVPEDARTLAWYNLHQLEKALESTLKKRKNDLDLATVAHLQETRTRISQILNAQLQSN is encoded by the coding sequence ATGAAGAAGCAAAAAGAACCAAAAAATATCAACCCTTTCAAGTCCTTGTTATGCTTAGGACTTAGTTTGGGTTTGGCGGCAATTTGGGCTGGGGCAGTCACGGCTCAAACCTCATTAAATCAAGCATCTCCAGCGTCAGTAAATGCTAATTCAGACTCCACCTTGGCCGGGTCTGAACAACTACTTCCTTTTGATGAAGTCATTAAAAATACGGAAAAATTAGAGGGTTTATTCAATCTATATAGAAAGAAAGATTTTTCAGCAATTTACTTAGAAGTTAAGCCAGAGCAACTTAATCAAAATTTTCTCTGTATTATCACCTTAAATTCAGGAATTGGCCAAGCGCCTCTGTTAAGAGGAATGCCGTTGCAAGATATCATGTTTTATTTCCAACAAGTCCAAAATAAAGTCAATTTTGTGGTCAGAAATGTGAACTTTAGGACGGAAGTGGGCGACCCCTTGCAGCGATCGCTGGATAGTTCTTTTAGTGACTCGGTGCTGTACTCCCTGCCGATTAAAAGTATTCATCCCACGCGACAAACCCTGTTAATTAGCCTGAATGACTTGCTAATGACAGAAAAGGATCTGAGTCAACTGAGTGATTATTTGCCGATTTTATTAGATCCTAGCTATAAAAAAGATAACAATCAGTCTTATTTTGGGGAAACCAAAGCTTTTCCTTTAAACGTAGAAATTGAGTCGGTTTATGGCTTTAAAAGTGATAATCCTTTAGTTTCAATTCCTAGTCTGCCGGATAGCCGGGGCTTTACCCTACAAGTGCGTTATAGTTTTTCAGAAATGCCGATGAACAATGGCTATCGTCCTCGGTTAGCGGATGAACGAGTGGGCTATTTTGTCACCGCTTATCGGGATTTTTCGGAAAAGAGAAAAGAACCCTTTGTCCGATATATTAACCGCTGGCATTTGGAAAAACAAGACCCGAATGCCCCCTTATCTCCGCCGAAAGAACCGATTGTTTTCTGGATCGAAAATACGGTGCCTCTGGAATATCGGGATGCCATTCGGGAAGGGGTTTTAATGTGGAATAAAGCTTTTGAAGCAGCCGGTTTTATTGATGCGATCGCTGTCAAACAAATGCCGGACGATGCCACCTGGGATCCCGCCGATGTGCGCTACAACACGATTCGCTGGTCGAGTTCATTTCAACCTTGGTTTTTGGGTTTAGGCCCATCACGAGTCAACCCCATGACAGGACAAATTTTAGATGCGGATATCATCTTGGATGCCAATGTAATTAGAATTATGAAAGGAGAATATCGCAACTATATCGGAACTCCCAGCAGCCAACAGCAGGGAATCAACAATTTGGCCAATTTATCCAACTGTATGGGGCAAGAATTTTCTGATATTTTACAGGATTTTTCCCCCGGTCAAGCCATATTTAAAAATGGGTCAAATGTTGGGGGATTGTTTTCTCAATTGCGGGATAAACATGACCTCTGTTATGGTATGGAAGCCGCCCAAAATTTCGCGATCGCGGCCATGTCTTTGTCAATGGTGAATAATGTATTGCCCAGCAGTCAGGAAATGGAAGAGTTTATTCATCAATATTTGCGATTTCTCACCGCCCATGAAGTCGGACATACCCTGGGATTGCGCCATAATTTTCATGCCAGTACGATGTTAACCCCGGAAGAGTTACACGATCGCACTATTACCCAGGAAAAAGGTTTGGCATCATCAGTGATGGACTATTTGCCAGTGAATTTAGCCCCCCCTGGGATTGCACAGGGTGACTATTTTTCTCAAGTGGTTGGGCCTTACGATCAATGGGCGATTACTTATGGCTATCAACCGACAGATGCCTTTTCCCCAGACGCCGAATGGCGTGTAATAGAACAAATTGCCCAGCGATCTTCGGTGGAACCAGAGTTAGCTTATTCTACGGATGAGGATGCCTTTGATATTCTCGATCCATTCGCCAATGCCTTTGATTTAAGCAGCGATATGTTGCAATATTCCCAATGGCAGTTGGAAAATGCCCGCACTTTATGGGAACGGTTGGATCGCCGCTACTTAGTCAGTGGGGATAGTTATAGTGAAGTGCGCGATCGCTTTGATAGTCTTTATTTTTACTATCTTCGTCAGGTGAGAAATATTACCCTCTATGTGGGTGGGCAGTCTTTTCAACGGATCCGACCAGGAAGCGTTCATCGTCGGTTGCCCTTTGAACCCATTCCCGTGGAACAACAACGAGAAGCCCTGCAACTGATTCAGTCTTATGTTTTTGATGAAAATGCCTTTCAGTTTTCCCCAGAACTGCTGAATAAATTAGCCCCGGAACGCTGGGCGCACTGGGGGACTCGAACCCTAGTCTTTCCCTTGGATTATCCCATCGGCGATCGCATTCTCTACCTGCAACAAGTTGCCCTCAGTTCCCTGCTATCCCCCCCCCGTCTCATGCGTCTGCGTGACCTGGAACTGAAAACTTCAGGGACTGAGTCTTTGACCATTCCCGAATTGTTTGATACCCTCAAGCAAGGAATTTGGACCGAAGTGCTCGGGTCTAGCAACCAATTAACCCAAATTTCCACCATCCGGCGATCGTTGCAACGGGAACATTTAAATCTTTTAGGGGCGATGGTCTTGCGGCAAACCCGAGTCCCCGAAGATGCCCGCACCTTAGCTTGGTACAATTTGCATCAGCTAGAGAAAGCCCTAGAAAGCACCCTGAAAAAGCGCAAAAATGATTTGGACTTGGCAACGGTGGCTCATTTACAAGAAACTCGTACACGCATTAGCCAAATCTTAAATGCCCAGTTGCAATCTAACTAA
- a CDS encoding glycosyltransferase family 4 protein, translated as MPYQLYHLVAFLVSSLVVLGTTPIVKKIGLKSGRFDLPGGRKLHSKPMVRLGGVSIFLGSLSALLIVWWLGGFGVLPPEKDYEIWGVTIGGLLFFLIGLADDLFGLSAFMRLFLQTIVAGAAWQVGVQIAFITIPYVGLVNLPDWISFPITILWLVGLTNAINWIDGLDGLAAGVCSIAAMVMMIVSLSMHQPAAALIAAALAGATLAFLRYNFNPAQIFMGDGGSYYLGFTLAGVGVIGLVKTTAVTAVILPYLILAVPILDMSAVIVDRLRNGKSPFVADKRHLHHRLLDAGLSHRLTVLFIYSLTLWVGSLAIAVAGVPTGMGFALGATGILSYTTWKASQQSR; from the coding sequence ATGCCTTACCAGCTTTACCACCTGGTTGCCTTTTTAGTTTCTTCTCTGGTTGTCCTCGGGACAACCCCAATTGTTAAAAAAATTGGTCTCAAAAGTGGAAGGTTCGACCTTCCTGGAGGCCGTAAGTTGCACAGTAAACCAATGGTGCGCCTTGGCGGAGTTTCCATATTTTTGGGCAGCTTATCGGCGCTATTAATCGTTTGGTGGCTTGGTGGCTTCGGGGTCTTACCTCCAGAAAAAGACTATGAAATTTGGGGAGTAACCATCGGGGGGTTACTATTTTTCCTAATTGGTTTAGCCGATGACTTATTTGGGTTATCGGCTTTTATGCGTTTGTTCTTACAAACCATTGTCGCTGGGGCTGCTTGGCAAGTTGGGGTTCAAATTGCCTTTATTACCATTCCTTATGTAGGCTTGGTGAATTTACCAGACTGGATTAGTTTTCCCATCACGATTTTGTGGTTAGTTGGTTTAACCAATGCGATTAACTGGATTGATGGGTTAGATGGTTTGGCCGCTGGCGTTTGTAGCATTGCGGCAATGGTGATGATGATCGTCAGCCTATCCATGCATCAACCGGCAGCGGCGTTAATTGCGGCGGCGTTGGCCGGTGCGACCCTAGCATTTTTACGCTATAACTTCAATCCAGCGCAAATTTTTATGGGGGATGGCGGTTCTTATTATCTGGGCTTTACCTTAGCTGGGGTCGGAGTGATTGGGTTGGTGAAAACTACGGCTGTGACCGCAGTGATTTTGCCTTATCTGATTTTGGCCGTGCCAATTTTAGATATGTCTGCGGTGATTGTTGACCGCTTACGCAATGGCAAATCACCCTTTGTGGCCGATAAACGTCATTTGCACCACCGCTTACTGGACGCGGGGTTGTCTCACCGATTAACGGTGTTGTTTATTTACTCCTTAACTCTTTGGGTGGGCAGTTTGGCGATCGCCGTTGCCGGAGTTCCCACGGGGATGGGGTTCGCCCTAGGGGCTACGGGAATCCTCAGCTATACCACCTGGAAAGCAAGTCAGCAGTCTCGATGA